TTAGCGATTCTCTTCGGTATGATTTTTATCGCCGGAATTAATACTAAATATTTGATGGCTATTTTTGGCGCTGGCTTGGCATTTATGCCTGTTTTTTGGCATTTTCTTAAGGATTACCAAAAAAAGCGCTTGACTGTTTTTTTGGATCCCAACGTAGATCCTCTGGGATCGGGATATCATATTATTCAGTCGAAGATTGCTATTGGTTCGGGCATGCTTTTTGGCAAAGGGTTGTTTGGCGGTACCCAAAGTCAGTTGAACTTTCTGCCTGAAAATCATACAGATTTTATTTTTGCTGTTATTGGCGAAGAATTGGGCTTTTTGGGCTCAGTGCTGCTGCTATTGCTGTACTTTGTGCTGTTGTACCGTGGGGTTAAGATTGCTGGAGACGCTAGGGATAATTTCGGCTCTCTTTTAGCGACAGGCGTAACTTCGATGCTGGGTTTTCATGTACTGGTAAATGTCGGCATGACTGCCGGCATTATGCCTGTGACTGGTATTCCTTTGCCCTTTATGAGTTATGGCGTTAGTGCACTGACTACCAATTTGCTTAGTGTCGGCTTGCTGTTAAATATTTATATGCGCAGACAGAAAATTATGTTCTGAAGAGGCCTGATGGCAAAATATGTTGTAGCAGGACGCCCCATGATGGTCATGCGCCTAGTTGGCGCTATGGCGCTGGAGGCGTCTTGTTGACGTTTTATTAAGAGGAGGATGAGCATGCTTCAATTGGATGCGGCCATGCTGAGTCGTGTGGAAAAGCCTGCCCGTTATACTGGGCAGGAGTACAATAGTGTGCGTAAGGAATTGCATTCTGGGCTAGTGCGTATGGCGTTATCTCTGCCTGATGTATATGAAGTAGGTATGTCGAATTTGGGGTTAAAAATATTATATCAACTGCTGAATGAACGGGAAGATGCGGCAGTGGAGCGGGTATACGCGCCATGGGTGGACATGGAGAAAGAGATGCGCCAGGCTGGTTTGCCTTTGTATTCTCTGGAAACACGCACGCCGATCCGGGATTTTGAGTTGCTCGGGTTTTCCTTGCAATATGAAATGAGCTACAGCAATGTGCTGAACATGCTCGATTTGGCGGGTATTTCCCTTTTGGCGCGAGAAAGGCAAGAGGATGAGCCGTTGGTAATTGGCGGTGGCCCTTGTGTGTTTAATCCGGAACCGGCGGCTGACTTTTTTGATTGTTTTGTTCTAGGCGAAGGTGAGGAAGTTCTAGGCGAAGTGATTGCACAATACAGTGCCTGGAAAGAAGCTGGAAAACCGGGAGGCCGTCAGGAGATTTTGCGTCGTTTGGCAACTTGCCGCGGTATTTATGTACCGTCTTTTTATGAGGTTCAATATGATGAAACCTCGTTTGATACTGTTGTAACGCCGTTGAGGCCAGAGGCGCCAGCGTGCGTGCAAAAGCGCGTGGTCGCGGACTTGGATGCGATGGGAACAGCGACTCGGCCTATCGTTTCCTATGTGGAATCGGTGCATGACCGGATTATGATGGAACTCTTCCGGGGCTGCACCCGGGGCTGCCGCTTTTGCCAGGCCGGTATTATTTACCGTCCTGTGCGGGAACGAAAGCAAGAAACATTACAGGCGCTGGCTAAAGAGATGCTGGAGCATACAGGCTATAATGAAATGTCCTTAACTTCATTGAGTTCAGCAGACTATTCCTGTTTGGAACCGCTAGTGGGAGCACTGCTGGACAAACACAAAGCAGAAGGTGTTAGCTTATCGCTGCCGTCCTTGCGCATTGATAGCTTTTCCGTGGATTTGGCTCACAAGGTGCAACAAGTGCGAAAAAGCGGTTTGACCTTTGCGCCGGAGGCGGGGACGCAGCGGCTGCGGGATGTAATTAACAAAGGAGTTACGGAAGAGAATCTGCACCAAGCGGTCAGCGCAGCATTTTCATCCGGCTGGTCGACGGTGAAGCTCTATTTCATGATTGGCTTACCGACGGAAACCGATGAAGATGTGTTGGGGATTGCCGATTTGGCTTATAAAGTAGTAAATTGGTACAAGGCTGTAAAAGGGAGAAAAGGTGTCAAGGTGACAGTCAGCGTTTCCTCTTTTGTGCCTAAACCGCACACCGCGTTTCAGTGGTTTCCTCAGAACAGCCGTGAAGAAATTGAGCGCAAACAGCAACTGCTACGGGAACGCATCCGAGGCGGCGGCGTTACGTTGAGCTGGCATGATTCAAGGACCAGCTTTTTGGAAGGCGCTTTTGCTAGAGGGGATCGTCGTTTGGGAGCTGTGCTGCTTGCCGCCTGGCGCGGCGGTGCGCGCTTTGACGGATGGTCGGAGCATTTCAACTATCGGACATGGATGGAAGCCTTTGAAGCTTGCGGTGTAGATCCTCATCAATACGCCAACCGTGAGAGACGGCTTGAGGAGCAGTTGCCTTGGGACCATTTATCCTGTGGTGTGGATAAGGAGTTTTTACAGCGCGAATATGCGGCCGCACTGGCGGAGACGCTAACAGAAGACTGTCGTCGGGGCGCTTGCGGCGCTTGCGGCGTCTGCCCGGCGTTGGGCGTCTCTGTGCAGGATTGGAGGAGCCAAAATGCATAAGGTTCGGATGGAGATTACCAAAGAAGAAGAAGTTTGTTTTATTTCGCATTTGGATTATGCCCGTGCCATGGAACGGGCCATTCGTCGCGCCAAACTGCCTGCTGCGTATTCCGAGGGCTTCAATCCTCACATGAAGTTGGCGTTTGCTTCGGCTTTGTCAGTGGGAGTAACCAGCGAAGGAGAGTACATGGACTTGGAGCTGACGGAGTTAGTGACGTTAGAGGATTGTGCTGCTAGACTGAACCAATCTTTGCCTCAGGGAATTCGGGTGAAGCGGTTATGCTCTCTGCCAGAACGCGCGCCGTCCTTGATGTCGCAGATCAATCGCGCCGCTTACCGCGTGGTTTTGCGCCTTTCGGAAACGGAGGTAGCACAAGGGGCTGAGGCCTTTCAAAATGCCGCAACCGTTCCGTATACTAAGCTGTCTCCTAAAGGGAATCGGGATATTGATGCCAAGATATATGTGCCGGGAACGTTGACAGTGCAGCGTTTGTCGGATGAAGAGTGCGCTCTTTCTTTTTCCATTCGCATCACACCAACAGGCAGTATGAAGCCTGTGGAGGTAGTTGAAGCGACAGGAGGTCTAGTGGGGCAGGGACAACGCTGGCGGGCGGCGGCGCGGATTCATCGCGTGGGTTTGTATGTAGACGATGCACAAGGCCTTGCGCAAAGCCTGTTTGGAACTGGTGAGGTTGTGGAGGCCATGCTGTCATGAGACGGTACTTGGTAAATGTGACGCCAGAAGAGACGCGTCTGGCTCTTTGCGAAGAAGACAGTCTTTTGGAAATCACCGCGGAACGTCAAGGCGCGGGTCCTCTGGTTGGTAATATTTACAAGGGCCAGGTGCAGAATGTTCTGCCTGGGATGCAGGCGGCCTTTATTGATATTGGGACAGAGAAAAACGCTTTTTTGTATTTAGGTGACTTGCCGGAAGCGTCGGAGCAAGCAGGCTCCCTGAGCGTTGGGCAAGAGCTGATTATACAGATTGCGAAGGATGCAGTAGGCAGTAAAGGCCCTCGAGCTACGGCGCAGATTACTCTGCCTGGACGCTATGTGGTGTTGATGCCTGGCGCTGATTATGTTGGCGTTTCTAGACGTATTGAGCAAGAAGAAGAACGAGAACGCTTGAAAGAAGTGGCTGAATCACTGCGGCCAGAGGGCATGGGCCTCATTGTGCGTACTGTAGCGGCAGGTTCGGGCCGGGATGATCTGGAAAAAGATATAGTCTATCTTTGCAATCTTTGGCAAACTTTGCTGGCGCGGCATCAACGCAGCCAGGCGCCGCATCTGCTGTATCGAGATGCTGACTTAGTCATCCGCCTGATCCGAGACCAGTTCACTCAGGATGTAGATGAAGTGCTAGTGGATCAAAGCGATGCGTACCAACGCATGCGGGAATTGCTGTTGCGCATTTCTCAGGAACTGGCGGAGCGGGTGAAACTTTATACAGCCCAAGAAGACATGTATGTGCGTTTTGGCGTGGAGGAGCAGTTGGCTCTTTTATCCGGCCGAGAAATCCCTTTGGACTGTGGCGGTTTTATTGTTATTGATCAGACAGAAGCGCTTACTGCAATTGATGTAAACACAGGGAAATTTATTGGTAAAAGTACGTTGGCTGAGACCGTGTATCACGCCAATTTGGAAGCGGCAGAAGTGATAGCCAGACAACTGCGTTTACGCGATATCGGCGGAATTATCATTATTGATTTTATCGATATGGAGAGCGAAGAAGCGCGCCAGGGAGTTCTGGAAACATTGCAGAAGGAATTGCGTCGAGATCGAACCAAAACACATGTAATGGGCTTTACCTCCTTGGGACTGTTGGAAATGACTCGTAAAAAGTCGCGGCAGAGCATCGGTTCCTTGCTGCATGCTCCTTGTCCTTGCTGCGGCGGACGTGGCCGTATTCGTTCTAGTGAAACCATTTTTTTGGAAGTAGCTCGCGAGCTTCGACGGAGGCACCGACAGAATTTGCTGCAAGGAAATGTGACACTGCAGTTGTCGGCTTTTTTGGCGGAACAGCCTTTTTTGGGTCCGCGCCTGAAACAATGGGAAAAAGAGTTTTGTCGTTCGTTCTCTGTGGAGAGAAATACGTCCTTGCAGCCAGAACAATATGTATTGCTAGGCTAACAAAAAAAGAAAAATTTACGAAATAGATAAAAAGTATTGACTTGTTTGTGCTTGGCTGTTATAGTAAGACCCAAGGAAAAAACTAACAGGCAATGACCGGGAGAAGTACATCGAATTTCTTTTTCAGAGAGCTGTGGGGTGCTGTGACACAGCAAAGAAGGCGATGGAAATACACTCGTGAGCTGCGGTCCGAACGGAAAATTTCTAAGTAGGATACGACGGAGCGCCACCGTTATCAGAGGCTAAGGTATCGGCATTGACCAGCCTGTACCTGAATGAGAGGCTTGCTTTGCAAGCAGGGTGGTACCGCGGATGCATGCATCCGTCCCTGAGAGGGGACGGGTGCTTTTTGTTTTTTAAGGAGGTGGTTGCCATGGAAGATGGCTATGCCTATCAGATACAGTGTATTCAAAAAACAAGGAAAAAAATAAATGCGCCTTGCGGCGCCTAAAAGGAGATACTATCATGATCGTAGTTATGAAAAAGAATGCCCACCAGGAAGACGTACAACGTGTAGTCGAATACATTGAGCAAGCGGGCTTGCGGCCGCATCTTTCGGACGGCTCCACCCATACTATCATTGGCGTAATTGGTGCGCGGGAGGCTATTGACGTTTTGGCTTTAGA
This genomic window from uncultured Anaeromusa sp. contains:
- the rodA gene encoding rod shape-determining protein RodA — translated: MLNRRLLRNLDWTLIGVTVLLLLLSLVIIGSATHINNPSEERYWFVQRQGLFAILNLVLIVGLLNFDYRTLGRLAQPLYGLNLVLLLAVMFVGQSALGAQRWIQVGPISLQPSEFSKLIMIIALAKLLEGRVGKLNSFREILPVFLYVAIPFLLVMKQPDLGTSLVFLAILFGMIFIAGINTKYLMAIFGAGLAFMPVFWHFLKDYQKKRLTVFLDPNVDPLGSGYHIIQSKIAIGSGMLFGKGLFGGTQSQLNFLPENHTDFIFAVIGEELGFLGSVLLLLLYFVLLYRGVKIAGDARDNFGSLLATGVTSMLGFHVLVNVGMTAGIMPVTGIPLPFMSYGVSALTTNLLSVGLLLNIYMRRQKIMF
- a CDS encoding TIGR03960 family B12-binding radical SAM protein; protein product: MLQLDAAMLSRVEKPARYTGQEYNSVRKELHSGLVRMALSLPDVYEVGMSNLGLKILYQLLNEREDAAVERVYAPWVDMEKEMRQAGLPLYSLETRTPIRDFELLGFSLQYEMSYSNVLNMLDLAGISLLARERQEDEPLVIGGGPCVFNPEPAADFFDCFVLGEGEEVLGEVIAQYSAWKEAGKPGGRQEILRRLATCRGIYVPSFYEVQYDETSFDTVVTPLRPEAPACVQKRVVADLDAMGTATRPIVSYVESVHDRIMMELFRGCTRGCRFCQAGIIYRPVRERKQETLQALAKEMLEHTGYNEMSLTSLSSADYSCLEPLVGALLDKHKAEGVSLSLPSLRIDSFSVDLAHKVQQVRKSGLTFAPEAGTQRLRDVINKGVTEENLHQAVSAAFSSGWSTVKLYFMIGLPTETDEDVLGIADLAYKVVNWYKAVKGRKGVKVTVSVSSFVPKPHTAFQWFPQNSREEIERKQQLLRERIRGGGVTLSWHDSRTSFLEGAFARGDRRLGAVLLAAWRGGARFDGWSEHFNYRTWMEAFEACGVDPHQYANRERRLEEQLPWDHLSCGVDKEFLQREYAAALAETLTEDCRRGACGACGVCPALGVSVQDWRSQNA
- a CDS encoding TIGR03936 family radical SAM-associated protein — translated: MHKVRMEITKEEEVCFISHLDYARAMERAIRRAKLPAAYSEGFNPHMKLAFASALSVGVTSEGEYMDLELTELVTLEDCAARLNQSLPQGIRVKRLCSLPERAPSLMSQINRAAYRVVLRLSETEVAQGAEAFQNAATVPYTKLSPKGNRDIDAKIYVPGTLTVQRLSDEECALSFSIRITPTGSMKPVEVVEATGGLVGQGQRWRAAARIHRVGLYVDDAQGLAQSLFGTGEVVEAMLS
- a CDS encoding Rne/Rng family ribonuclease, with protein sequence MRRYLVNVTPEETRLALCEEDSLLEITAERQGAGPLVGNIYKGQVQNVLPGMQAAFIDIGTEKNAFLYLGDLPEASEQAGSLSVGQELIIQIAKDAVGSKGPRATAQITLPGRYVVLMPGADYVGVSRRIEQEEERERLKEVAESLRPEGMGLIVRTVAAGSGRDDLEKDIVYLCNLWQTLLARHQRSQAPHLLYRDADLVIRLIRDQFTQDVDEVLVDQSDAYQRMRELLLRISQELAERVKLYTAQEDMYVRFGVEEQLALLSGREIPLDCGGFIVIDQTEALTAIDVNTGKFIGKSTLAETVYHANLEAAEVIARQLRLRDIGGIIIIDFIDMESEEARQGVLETLQKELRRDRTKTHVMGFTSLGLLEMTRKKSRQSIGSLLHAPCPCCGGRGRIRSSETIFLEVARELRRRHRQNLLQGNVTLQLSAFLAEQPFLGPRLKQWEKEFCRSFSVERNTSLQPEQYVLLG